The DNA segment GCGAACGGCGCGAACACACGCGAAAGTTCCGGGTGATCGACGGCTGGGATTCGACGGTGGCCCCGGGCGGCGAGCACCGCGGATTTTCGCGCTCCCTTCGCGGCTTTCGCGGTTCCTTCGGTTCGGCGATCGGGGTCTGTCCCCGTTCCGCGGACTCTCGTGGTTAACCCCTGCCTGAGTCTGACCGATCGCAGCAGGTGAAACCGCGAACGGCGCGAACACACGCGAAAGTTCCGGGTGATCGACCGCTGAGATTCGACGGTGGCCTCGGGCGGCGAGCACTGCGGATTGTCGCGCGCCCTTCGCGGTTCCCTCGGTTCGGGGATCGGGGTCTGTCCCCGATTCGCGGACTACTCCACGGTCAGGTTATGCGCGGCGAGCGTGGTGCCCGTCTCGCGTTCGTAGTTGGCGACGGCGTTGCGCTGGTCGGCGATGGCACGGACGCGGTAGGTCTCGGCGGAGATCAGGCGCTCCTGCCATTGGATGAGATTGAGGGTGGAGCTGGCGCCGGTGCGGAAACGCTTTTCCTCGGAGTTGAGTACCTGCTGCGCGAGCTCGTAGGCGCGGGTGGTGGCCTCGACGCGCTGCGTGGTGGTTTCGAGCTGGCCGATGGCGGCGGCGACGCTCACGGCGATGTCAGTTTCGAGGCGCTTCAAGTCGGCCTCGGATTTCAGGAGGGAAAGCTTGGCGGCGCGGGCGAGCCCGCGGCCCTCGGCGAACGTGAGCGGGACGGAGACAAAGACGCCGGCGGAGTAGTCGCGGTGGTCCTGGTCGCGGACCTGGGCGCGGGAGGCGGCGAATTCGGACGCGATGCCGTTGTAGCCGAAGCGGCCGACGAAATTGACCTTGGGGAGGAGCTGGTTGCGGGCGTAGGCGCGATTGGCGCGGCGGATGGTGATGCCCTGCTTGGCGGCCTGGAAGTCGGGGCGGAGCTCGAGCGCGCGATTGAAGTCGGCGGCGCCGTCGGCGGTGAGCGGGGCGGCGGGGACGAGCGGATCGATCGTGAGATCGGGGCCGTTGGCGGCGAACTGGGTTTCGCCAATCAGGACGCGGAGCTGGTTCTCGAGGTCCTTCACGGCGCGGACGTAGAACAGGATGTTCTCCTCGCGGGTGGCGACCTGCGCGCGGGCCTGGGTGACGTCGAAATCGGAGATCTTGCCGACCTGGTTGCGGCGCTCGACGTCGCGGGCGAGCTGGGCGGCGAGTTCGCGGGAGCGGCGGGCGATGCGCAGCATCTCGCGCGCTTCGGCGAGGCCGGTGTAGGTCTGCATCACGCTGGTAACCGTATCGATGACGGTCTGGCGGTGATCCCAATCGCTGATGGCGCGATTGGCCTTGGCGATGCGGAGATCGGCGAGGTTGGCGCCGAAGCCGAAACCGCGGAGGAGCGGCTGGGTGACGGTGACGCCGGCGAACGAGACGTACTGATCGGAATACTGGTTGCTGGTGCCGCGTTCGTTGCTGGCCGAGCCGCCGATCTGGTACGAGAGACCCCACGGGGTGAGCCCGTCGAGGGACAGCGCGTACTCGTCGGTCTTGGTGATTTGCGAGGCGAGCGGGGTGGTGCCGACGGGGAATTCGCTCTCGGCGTAGGAGCGGCGGAAGGTGATCGCGGGATCGAAACGGCCGTAGGCGGTCAGGACGTTCGCGCGGGCGATGCCGCGGTTGAAGGAGCTGACTTTGACGCGCTGGTTGTTGCGCAACGCGAGGGCGATGGCGTCGGTCAGCGTGAGGCTGACCGGGCCGGAGGCGGCGGGAGCCGCCGTCGGAGCGACCATCGGAGCCGCAAGCGCAGGTGAAACGGGTGCGGCGCTGGCCGCCATGGGGACCGATGCGGCCGGGGCCGGCTCCTCCTGCGCGACGGCGAGTCGCGGCGCCGCGATGGCAGCACCCAGGGCGGCGGCGCAAAGCAGCGCGTGGAAGGAGCGGACGGAAAGAAGCGGGAATTTCATGCGCGAAGTCAGGGGGCGGCTCAGGCGGCCAGCATGCCGTCGGCGAGCCGGACGACGCTCGTGCCGAAGGAGGCGTTATCTTTGGAGTGGGTGACCTGGATGATGGTGACGCCGTCCTCCTGGTTGAGCTTGCGGAAGAGCTCCATGATTTCGCGGCCCTGGTCGGAGTGCAGGTTGCCGGTGGGCTCGTCGGCGAGGAGGAGGGCGGGCTTGGCGACGAGGGCGCGGGCGACGCCGACGAGCTGCTGCTGACCGCCGGAGAGCTGGCTCGGGTAGAGGTCCTTTTTCCCGACGATGTGAAAGCGATCGAGGGCGTCGCAAACGATGCTCTCGCGCTCCTTGCGCGGGATGTTGCGGTAGGAGAGGGGGATCTCGAGGTTCTCGTAGACGGTGAGGTCGTCGAGCAGGTGGTAGCTCTGGAAGACGAAGCCGATGTTCTGCTTCTGGAGATCGAAGCGCTTCTTCTTGTCCAGCTTGTGGACCGGTTGGCCGAGGAGCTCGTATTCGCCCTCCCAGCCGGCGTCGTGCAGGCCGAGAATATGCAGGAGGGTGGACTTGCCGGCGCCGGAGGGCCCCATGATCGAGAGAAAATCTCCCGCCTTCACCTCGAGGTTGATGTTGCGGAGGGCGTAATACGGGCCGCCTTTGAGCGGATAGACACGGTCGACGTGGCGCAGGGTGATCATGGTCGGAGCGCGAAAGCGCAAGTGGACCTTAGCAACGCGTGTGCCGCGGGTCGCGAACAAACTTAAGTTGCTTATTTATAACGGCTAGAAAATCACCGACGCATGGCGCGCGGGCGCGGTGCCGCCCAGTTGTGGAATTAGGCCGTCCCAAAACCGGGAACGGTGAAACGGGGCTGGCCGGGCGCGTGGTGGGACCGGCCGGCGGACGCGAAGTGGCGGGGCGAGCTTGCGTCCGGCGTGCGGGTGAAAGGGCGCGCCGCGCGGGGCGAAGTGGCACGGGGCAAACGAGCTGCGTCAGGGCGTCGGCTTGGGGGACGAGCCGTCGGGACCGGGAGCGGTGGTGCAGGGCGCGTGGGCGAGCGGGTGGTCGAGACGATCGACGTTGCGATCGCCATCGCGGGAAGTGCGGGCGGCGGTCGGCGACTCGATCCGATGTTGTTCCTGGCGGATGCGCGGGAGGGCGTCCGGATGGTGCTCGCGAACATAGTCGATGGCCTTTTCGCGGAGCTCGCACTGCAGGTTGAAGGAGGCGCCGGAGTCGGGCGCGCTGGCGAGGACGCGGACCTCCATCGTGCGGTCGTCGGCGTTGGTGACCTGGATGCCGAACACCTTGCCGTCCCAGAATTCTGATTTCTTCACCTCGGCGGCGAGGTACCGGCGGAGATCCTCGAGGGGCAGGGAGAAATCCACGCGCAGGGTGAGGGGCGACAGCATGTTGCTGGCGACGCGCGTCCAGTTCTGGAACGGCTTTTCGATGAAGTAACTGATCGGCAGGACGATTCGACGCTGGTCCCAGACGCGCACCACCACGTAGGTGAGCGTGATCTCCTCGATGTTGCCGACGTCACCCTCGACGAGCACCTGGTCGCCGAGGCGGATGGGTTGCGTCACCGCGATCTGAATACCGGCAAGGATGTTGCCCAGGCTGCGCTGGGCGGCGATGCCGAGCACGATGCCGGCGATACCGGCGGAGGCGAGGATGCTGCGGCCGACATCGCGCACCTCGTCGAAGAGCATGAGCACGGCGGAAAAGGCGAAGACCCCGATGAGCACCAGGGCGACGCGCCGCAGCATACGCACGCGGGTGAAGAGCGCGCGGTGGTCGGAGGCGGTGCTGGCCAGTTCGCCGGTGCCGAGGATGGCGGCGTCCACGAGCAGGACGGCGCGGCGGAGTGTCCACGCGACGGCGGCGATCAGCGCGATGCCGAGGAGCTTGCGCACGACGGTCATCGCGTCCTCGGAAACCGGCCAGAGCCGGAGCAGCGCGAAGGCGGCGAGGATCGGGACGGTGACGCGGAGCGCGGTGCCGAGCAGCGGGAAGAAGACATCGTCGAACCTGCCCGGGGTGCGCGCGGCGGCGCGGCGCAGCCGGTGATCAACCGCGACGGTGGCGGTATAGAAATACCAGAGCCCGGCGGCAAAGAAGCCCAGCGTGCGGAAATGACCGAGGATGGGGTTGGCCCAGCCCAGGTCGTCGGGCACCCAGTCGCTGCGCGCGACCACGTGGGCGACCGCGTAGAGCGCGTAGTAGCAGGCGAGGAAGCTCAGCGGGCCGACCGCGCGGTGCACCAGTTCGGCGAGGAGGTGGCGTTCCTCGTCGGGCGCGTGCTGGTGCAGGCGGTGGCTGACGCGCCGCAGCACCCGACGCACAAGAACGAGCGAGAGCCCGGTGATGAGGACGAGCCCGGCGATGAGCTGTGCCTGAGAGTCGCGCACGAGGTTCATGGCCCAAGTTTCCCGGATCGCGGCGGGGGCAGGTATCGGGAGCCGCCTCGATTGACCCTCGCGGATTCTTCGGAGGCACCCAGAGGACGGCGTCCGGCAGGCGGGCAACCCAGGGCGGGTCTTGCGGGAGGGGAGCAGCGCGGCGGTAATGGTTAAAATGAATTGACGTACGACAATTCATGTTTACTAACACCATCAACCCACGACAACCATGACTCTGTCTCACGCGCTGGTGCTCGGCTTCACGATGCCGGAAAAATTCAAGGACAACCTCGCCTATGGACTCATGGTGATCATCGCGGTGGCGGCGGTGTTCTGCATCATCAAGTGCATCCAGGGGGCCGACATGCTGGACCGCGGGGAGGACGGGAAGAAGAAGATCTATTCCGGTATCGCGATCGGCGTCGCCCCCTGGCTGGCCATGGCGGCCTTCGAGGCGACGGGGTTGTGGGACACATTGGGTCTCTCGCTTGTCCCAGGCGCGGTCAAACCCCTGCCGCCGGAGCTCGTCGACGTGATCCAGCTGGCGTGTTGGGCCGTGATCGGGATTTCGGCCATCTGGTGCGTGATCAAGTGCATCGCAGGCGCCAACCAGCTGGAGAGGGGCGAGGACGGAAAAAAGAAGATCTTCTCGGGGCTCGCGATCGCCGCCGCACCGTGGGTCGCGATCGTGGCGATGAATCTCGCGGGCTTCTGGGACGCGCTGGGGCTGTCGCTGGTTTGAGATATGCGCGTGACGTCCACCAACAGTGGTCCCGACTCGAAGGGCGTGGTGCGCTTCGGCAACTGGGAGCTGGAGGGCGAGGCCTACCTCTTCGTGGTCGTGGGGGCGGTGGGCACGCTGCTGGTGTTCATCATGAGCGCCTCGCTGGCCGCAGTGCCGCGGGCGGTCGTCTCGCTCCTGCCCATCATCCTGGCGGTCGGGTGGGTGAAGTTCTTCCTGGTTGGAAGGCCGCCCCATTTCACCGGCGACTTTATGGAGAAGCTGGCGGTGGGGCGGCATTTCAACCTCCGGCCGCAGGTGTGGGCGCAGTGGCCGCACCCGCGCGGTCACCGACCGCGCCCGCCGCTGACGGCCGGGAAGGGAGGCCCGCGATGATTCGTCGCTGGTTGAGTGAGGCCCTGGAGACGCGGCCGCCGGACGGGTGGTTCGAGGGCGACGTGCTTTGGTTTGATTCGAGCCTGACGCCCTCGACGGTGCTGGCGCGGGGGGCCGGCCTCGAGTTGCCGGACCTGAAGAGCGCGGACCAGGCGACGCGCGACGCGTATTACGAAGCGCTGGGGACGTTTTTCTGCCAGCTCGGCGAGGACGAGGCGGTGCAGTTCCAGTGGCGCGTCGACGCCGACTACCAGGCGGAACTGGAGCTTTATCGTCGCCGGACCGCCGAAAGCGGGGCGGAGGGCTGGTGCCGGATGACGCGGGAGGAGCGGTATGCGCGCTACTGCGAGCGCCAGGCGGCGGGCCGGCTCCGGCGGGAGCGACTGGAGGTGTTCCTCTCGCGGCGGTGTACGTCGGTGCCGCGGGGCGGGTTCCGGACGGCGGAGCAGATCGACCGCTATGTGGAGCAGACGGCGAAGAACATGCAGGACCGCCTGCGCAACCTCGCCGGACGCCTCCCGGGGGCGCATCTCACGCCGTACGGCAATCGCGAGCACTTCGCGGCGTGGCGGGCCTTCTGCCAGCCCTCGCTTCGACTGCTGGGCGAGGAGCGCTATGCCGGCTTCGACCCGCGCGGCACGATCCTGGAGAACAGCTGGCCGGGAGGCGGGGTGACGACGCGGGACAGCGAGGGGCATGTGTTCTTCCGCATGGACGGCCAGTACCACACCCTGCTCGTGCTACGGCGCTGGCCGATGGAGACGCACCTCGGGATCATCTGGTCGCTGACGAGCGCCCTGGCGGGGAACTATTGCTACACGCTCAGCTGCTATCCGCTGAACGCGCCGCACGAGGTGGAGAAGACCGAGCAGGAGTTGCGGAAGCTGAAAGGGCATCGCGCCAACGAGGACAAGGTGTCGCTCGACACCGTGATCGCCCGCAAACGGGCGAAAGTGGCGGCGCTTCAGGGCGGTTTTGCCCGACCGTACGCGGCGCTGCCCGTGGTGCGGGTCTGGGGCAGTACGCTCGAGCGCTGTCTGCAGGGCGCGCAGGCGCTGCGCGAGGCGATCACGACAATGGGTGGAGCCCAGTGCATGCTGGTGGACGACGAGGTGCAGGCGAAGTGCCTCTTTTACGAGACACTGCCCGGGTGGACGGGCGGGCGCTACCGGGACTGGGATCTCTTCGCGCTCGCGGGCCGCGATCCGGCGGTGTGCTTCCTGCAGGACATGGTGCCGCTTTCGTGCTCGTACACGGGGCATCTCGAGGAGGCGGAGGCGATCTACGACGGCGAGGAAGGCGCGCTCTTCGGCGTGAGGACCTTTGCCAACGGGGTGCCGCAGCATGCGGTGATGACCGGCACGACGCGGGTTGGAAAATCGAGCCAGACCATCGACCTGCTTTCCCAGACCGACTGCTTCTTCGCCTTCCGCGGCATCGTGGAGGAAGGCCTCAGCTACGGAACGTTTGTCCAGCTCGTGGGCGGGGAGTCGATCATCCTGCACCCGGACGGAGAGCTGACGCTGAACTATCTCGACACCCAGGGCGTGCCGCTGACGCGCATGCAGCTTTCGGCTGCGACGGGACTGCTTTCGGTGATGGCCGGCAAGGCGCAGGACCCGGAGGTGAACGTCGCGCGGTCCGCACTGTACGGGGAGTATGTCGAGCAGTTGTACACGGACACATGGAACGATATTCGCCGGCGGGACCCGCGGCGGGAGATGGAGGCCGCGCGTTGGGCCCTGGCGATCGATCAGGCGCAGCGCCGCGGGCGGGGACAATTGCAGATGCCCACGCGGCTGGAGTTGTTTGCCGACCTGCGAGAGATGGAGACGGCGGACCCCACGCGCTGGCAGGAGGTGCTGGGTGGTTTTGCGGACGCGGAGCTGATGGGCTTTGCGCGGCAGCCACAGACTGGCCGGCTGGTGCGGGATGTCGGGCTGGCGTTCCTGCATCCGGAGGAATTTCCGACGCACACGGCGCTGGTGGAGATGATGCTCTACAACCGGATCCCGCACCACGAACGGGAGCTGGTGAACCGCCTGGCCTCCCGCCTCGCGGCCTGGCAGCGCAACGGCGCTCACGGGCGATTGTTCGATGGCGTGACGAACCGCCCGCTGACGAAGCGGGTGGTCCATTTCGAGCTTGGCCAGCTGCCCGGGGCGAGCGGGCAGATGAAGGAGGCGGCGATGTACCTCATCGCGAACCGGCTGCGGCAGCGGGTGATCACGATGCCGCGCGGGCGGCGCAAGCAGTTCATCTTCGAGGAGCCTTCGCGGTACATCGAAGTGGGCGGCGTGGAGCAGTTGTTCGGCGAGTTCTACGCGCAGATGGGAAAGTTCGCCTGCCACATCATGCCGGTGACCCAGCAGTATGCGCAGCTCTCCAAGTCCGCGTTGCGCTCGGTGATCTTCGGCAACTCAAAGCAGTTCTTCCTCTTCAAACAGAACGATCGGCACGACCTCGACGAGCAGGGCGACGCGATCGGGCTCCCCGAATCGGCGCGCGCGGCGATCCGCAGCTTCACCGCTCCCGAGTACCAGACGGGAAGCGCCCGGTTTTCGCAGATGGCGGTGTTTACCCAGGAAGGGGAGCACACCCAGTGCGGCGTGGTGCGCAATATCGTGACGCCGGAGATGCTGTACGTCTCGGACTCCTCCGGGGACCGGTACGACGAGCGGAGCCGGGCGATGGCGACGTACGCGGATCCGGTCGAAGGCGTGCTCGCCGAGACGGCGCGGGAACGCGACCAGGCACGGCGGCGGCGCAAGGACTCCCATGACGAACGAACTTAGGCGTGTGTATGCGGTGTGCCTGCTGGCGGCAGCGTGGGCTGCCGCCAGCTCCGGCTGCACAAACGTGAGTTCCACGGCCCGCCGCACGGGCGTGGTCGCCGTCGGCTCCGCAGCCGG comes from the Opitutus sp. ER46 genome and includes:
- a CDS encoding TolC family protein → MKFPLLSVRSFHALLCAAALGAAIAAPRLAVAQEEPAPAASVPMAASAAPVSPALAAPMVAPTAAPAASGPVSLTLTDAIALALRNNQRVKVSSFNRGIARANVLTAYGRFDPAITFRRSYAESEFPVGTTPLASQITKTDEYALSLDGLTPWGLSYQIGGSASNERGTSNQYSDQYVSFAGVTVTQPLLRGFGFGANLADLRIAKANRAISDWDHRQTVIDTVTSVMQTYTGLAEAREMLRIARRSRELAAQLARDVERRNQVGKISDFDVTQARAQVATREENILFYVRAVKDLENQLRVLIGETQFAANGPDLTIDPLVPAAPLTADGAADFNRALELRPDFQAAKQGITIRRANRAYARNQLLPKVNFVGRFGYNGIASEFAASRAQVRDQDHRDYSAGVFVSVPLTFAEGRGLARAAKLSLLKSEADLKRLETDIAVSVAAAIGQLETTTQRVEATTRAYELAQQVLNSEEKRFRTGASSTLNLIQWQERLISAETYRVRAIADQRNAVANYERETGTTLAAHNLTVE
- a CDS encoding ABC transporter ATP-binding protein, which gives rise to MITLRHVDRVYPLKGGPYYALRNINLEVKAGDFLSIMGPSGAGKSTLLHILGLHDAGWEGEYELLGQPVHKLDKKKRFDLQKQNIGFVFQSYHLLDDLTVYENLEIPLSYRNIPRKERESIVCDALDRFHIVGKKDLYPSQLSGGQQQLVGVARALVAKPALLLADEPTGNLHSDQGREIMELFRKLNQEDGVTIIQVTHSKDNASFGTSVVRLADGMLAA
- a CDS encoding mechanosensitive ion channel domain-containing protein is translated as MNLVRDSQAQLIAGLVLITGLSLVLVRRVLRRVSHRLHQHAPDEERHLLAELVHRAVGPLSFLACYYALYAVAHVVARSDWVPDDLGWANPILGHFRTLGFFAAGLWYFYTATVAVDHRLRRAAARTPGRFDDVFFPLLGTALRVTVPILAAFALLRLWPVSEDAMTVVRKLLGIALIAAVAWTLRRAVLLVDAAILGTGELASTASDHRALFTRVRMLRRVALVLIGVFAFSAVLMLFDEVRDVGRSILASAGIAGIVLGIAAQRSLGNILAGIQIAVTQPIRLGDQVLVEGDVGNIEEITLTYVVVRVWDQRRIVLPISYFIEKPFQNWTRVASNMLSPLTLRVDFSLPLEDLRRYLAAEVKKSEFWDGKVFGIQVTNADDRTMEVRVLASAPDSGASFNLQCELREKAIDYVREHHPDALPRIRQEQHRIESPTAARTSRDGDRNVDRLDHPLAHAPCTTAPGPDGSSPKPTP